The following coding sequences lie in one Caproicibacterium argilliputei genomic window:
- the rpmB gene encoding 50S ribosomal protein L28, which yields MAKCEICGKDIAFGIKVSHSHRRSNRSWKPNIRRVKAIVDGSPKRIYACTRCLRSGKVKRAV from the coding sequence ATGGCAAAGTGCGAAATTTGCGGCAAGGATATTGCTTTCGGTATTAAAGTCTCCCACTCTCACCGGCGTTCCAATCGTTCCTGGAAGCCCAATATTCGGCGCGTAAAAGCAATCGTTGACGGTTCTCCCAAGCGTATTTACGCCTGCACCCGTTGCCTGCGTTCCGGCAAGGTAAAACGAGCTGTCTGA
- the plsY gene encoding glycerol-3-phosphate 1-O-acyltransferase PlsY codes for MQYPANLIAAILITVLVSYLIGSISFSIIFTRVFDKRDIRTMGSGNAGMTNVLRSAGLKPGILTTVFDFLKGIVACLIGEAIFSAFLGTQSELFRYGVYAAGIAVVLGHMYPVFFGFRGGKGVLTTAAFLLMITPPVLACDFSLFLILALLTKYVSLGSIIAAATFPFWGWLFNYLFFFRTGEVSLQYMVLTTLLLCFLSAFVVGRHHANIGRLLHGTEKKFSLHHEKN; via the coding sequence ATGCAATATCCTGCGAATCTCATCGCGGCGATTTTAATCACGGTCCTAGTAAGCTATTTGATTGGCAGCATCAGTTTTTCCATTATTTTCACACGCGTTTTTGATAAAAGAGATATCCGAACCATGGGAAGCGGAAACGCCGGCATGACAAACGTGCTTCGCTCGGCAGGCTTGAAACCCGGTATCCTGACCACAGTTTTTGACTTTCTGAAAGGAATTGTGGCTTGCCTTATCGGAGAGGCAATTTTCTCTGCCTTTTTGGGCACACAGTCGGAACTGTTTCGGTATGGGGTGTATGCAGCCGGCATAGCAGTTGTGCTGGGGCATATGTATCCGGTCTTTTTCGGCTTTCGCGGCGGAAAAGGCGTGCTGACCACGGCGGCTTTTCTGCTGATGATTACCCCGCCGGTGCTTGCGTGCGATTTTTCTTTGTTTTTGATTCTTGCGCTTCTGACGAAATATGTTTCTTTGGGTTCGATTATCGCAGCGGCAACGTTTCCCTTTTGGGGTTGGCTTTTCAATTACCTGTTTTTCTTTCGGACAGGGGAGGTTTCCCTGCAATATATGGTTCTGACGACACTGCTGCTATGCTTTCTGTCGGCGTTTGTTGTTGGACGGCATCATGCGAACATTGGACGCCTGCTGCATGGTACGGAGAAGAAATTTTCTCTGCATCACGAGAAAAACTAA
- the der gene encoding ribosome biogenesis GTPase Der, which translates to MSKPVVAVVGRPNVGKSTLFNKLVGQRLSIVDDTPGVTRDRIYGECEWCGRKFTLIDTGGIEPNTKDVLLSQMRDQAQLAMDSADVIIMVTDLRVGVTAADAEVASMLLKSGRPVVLCVNKCDSVGDPPAEFYEFYNLGLGDPMAISSVHGHGTGDLLDKVISFLPEEETEEADSSVIRVAIIGKPNVGKSSLVNCIAGENRCIVSNIAGTTRDAIDTEVENSFGRFVLIDTAGIRRKSKVTEQIERYSVLRAQMAIERADVCVIMIDALEGFTEQDSKVAGLAHEAGKGCVVAVNKWDAVEKETGTMSAMRTKLEEDFSFMSYVPILFLSAKTGQRVDGLFETIRQVAESNQRRIATGVLNDVLAQATARVQPPTDKGRRLKIYYMTQASTRPPTFVCFVNSAELFHFSYQRYLENRIRETFGLNGTPVRFIVRERKQDK; encoded by the coding sequence ATGTCGAAACCTGTTGTTGCGGTCGTTGGCCGGCCAAACGTCGGGAAGTCAACGTTGTTTAATAAACTCGTAGGACAGCGGCTGTCGATTGTGGATGACACACCCGGTGTTACGCGAGACCGAATTTACGGAGAATGTGAGTGGTGTGGCCGCAAGTTCACACTGATTGATACCGGCGGAATTGAGCCGAATACCAAAGATGTTTTACTTTCGCAAATGCGGGATCAGGCACAGCTTGCGATGGATTCTGCGGATGTCATTATCATGGTGACGGATTTACGCGTGGGCGTTACAGCGGCAGACGCGGAAGTTGCGTCTATGCTGCTCAAAAGCGGTCGACCGGTTGTTTTGTGCGTGAATAAATGTGACTCCGTTGGGGACCCTCCTGCAGAGTTTTATGAATTTTATAATTTGGGGCTGGGAGATCCCATGGCGATTTCTTCCGTTCACGGACATGGCACGGGGGATCTTTTGGACAAAGTGATTTCTTTTTTGCCGGAAGAAGAAACGGAAGAAGCAGACAGCAGTGTGATCCGCGTGGCTATCATCGGCAAGCCCAATGTGGGAAAATCCTCTTTAGTAAACTGTATTGCCGGTGAAAACCGCTGTATCGTTTCCAATATCGCCGGAACAACGCGGGATGCGATTGATACGGAAGTTGAAAATTCGTTCGGCAGGTTTGTCTTGATTGATACGGCAGGGATTCGCCGTAAAAGCAAAGTCACCGAGCAAATTGAACGTTACAGCGTTCTGCGGGCGCAAATGGCCATTGAGCGGGCAGATGTCTGTGTCATCATGATCGATGCGCTGGAGGGCTTTACCGAGCAGGACTCCAAGGTGGCAGGCCTTGCGCATGAAGCGGGAAAAGGCTGTGTGGTTGCCGTTAATAAATGGGATGCGGTTGAAAAGGAGACTGGCACCATGTCTGCGATGCGGACTAAGCTGGAAGAGGACTTTTCCTTTATGAGTTATGTGCCGATTCTGTTCCTTTCTGCAAAAACGGGGCAGCGCGTTGACGGCTTGTTTGAAACGATTCGTCAGGTCGCCGAGTCTAATCAGCGCAGAATTGCAACCGGTGTGCTCAATGATGTGCTGGCACAGGCAACTGCACGCGTACAGCCGCCTACCGATAAAGGGCGCAGACTGAAAATTTACTATATGACACAGGCGAGCACCCGCCCACCGACGTTTGTCTGTTTTGTTAATTCAGCAGAATTGTTTCACTTTTCTTACCAGAGGTATCTGGAGAACCGTATTCGGGAAACTTTCGGACTGAATGGTACCCCAGTTCGATTCATCGTACGGGAACGAAAACAAGACAAATAA
- the rpmF gene encoding 50S ribosomal protein L32: MAVPKAKISSARQNKRRSSVWKISAPALMKCPKCGEYKVAHQVCGNCGYYNGRQVIKKDI; this comes from the coding sequence ATGGCAGTACCAAAGGCAAAAATTTCTAGTGCACGACAGAACAAACGGCGTTCCAGCGTTTGGAAGATTAGCGCTCCTGCTCTGATGAAATGCCCAAAATGTGGTGAGTACAAGGTTGCACATCAGGTGTGCGGCAACTGCGGTTATTACAACGGCAGGCAGGTAATCAAAAAGGACATCTAA
- a CDS encoding YceD family protein, producing the protein MLLNLKKKIQEEGSVLPIQETLDLSKLEYNAAYPFVAPVRAEGTVEMHGGFAQLSVAVSFDFSIPCDRCTSQINRRFTYRFSHTLVEALSNEQDADDDQYVVLEADGSLDLDRLLTEDILLELPTKFLCREDCKGLCPTCGKNLNDGPCGCSQHQIDPRLEVLKQLIDKPE; encoded by the coding sequence ATGCTTTTGAATTTGAAAAAAAAGATACAGGAAGAGGGAAGCGTTCTTCCGATTCAGGAAACGTTGGACCTTTCTAAATTGGAGTACAATGCGGCATATCCGTTTGTGGCTCCGGTGCGGGCAGAAGGTACTGTGGAAATGCACGGTGGGTTTGCACAGCTTTCTGTTGCAGTATCCTTTGATTTTTCCATTCCGTGTGACCGCTGCACCTCTCAAATCAATCGGCGCTTTACCTATCGGTTCTCTCACACTTTGGTGGAGGCTCTGTCCAATGAGCAGGACGCGGACGATGACCAGTATGTGGTGCTGGAAGCAGATGGCTCTTTGGATTTGGACCGTCTGCTGACAGAAGACATTCTGCTGGAGCTTCCCACAAAGTTTTTATGCAGGGAAGACTGCAAGGGGCTTTGCCCGACTTGCGGCAAAAACCTGAATGACGGACCGTGCGGATGCAGTCAACATCAGATTGACCCTCGTCTTGAGGTGTTAAAACAGCTGATAGATAAACCAGAGTAA
- a CDS encoding glucose-6-phosphate isomerase, with the protein MSIQLETQHLTGFIAPEEFVSAAPQVKLAHELLHTGSGVGNDFIGWVNLPTDYDKEEFARIKAAAARIKKNTDVFVVIGIGGSYLGARAAVEFLKSNNYNTLKKDTPDIYFIGNSISSTALAEVLEMCEGKDVSINMISKSGTTTEPAIAFRVLREMLVKKYGKDGARERIFCTTDKEKGTLKHLADAEGYETFVVPDDVGGRYSVLTAVGLLPIAVSGADIDALMAGAAKAQKAYNNPDLQSNPCYQYAAVRNMLYRKGKAIEILVSYEPCFALMNEWWKQLFGESEGKNNKGLFPASVVFSTDLHSMGQYIQQGRRTMFETTVLFDKPKKEINIGHDPQNTDGLNFLEGKSMAYINEKAFEGTVLAHTDGGVPNAVVRVPDFSEDSLGQLIYFFEKACAVSGYMMGVNPFDQPGVESYKKNMFALLGKPGYEAQKDALEARLKK; encoded by the coding sequence ATGTCCATTCAGTTGGAAACCCAGCATTTAACCGGGTTTATCGCACCCGAAGAATTTGTATCTGCCGCACCTCAGGTGAAGCTTGCACATGAACTGTTGCACACAGGAAGCGGTGTGGGCAATGATTTTATTGGCTGGGTAAATCTTCCCACGGATTATGATAAGGAAGAGTTTGCTCGAATCAAGGCGGCGGCGGCGCGCATCAAGAAAAATACAGACGTGTTTGTGGTGATTGGCATCGGCGGCTCCTATCTGGGCGCCCGCGCTGCAGTCGAATTTCTGAAGTCCAACAATTACAATACCCTGAAAAAGGATACGCCTGATATTTACTTTATCGGAAACAGCATCAGTTCAACCGCATTGGCAGAAGTACTGGAAATGTGCGAGGGAAAAGATGTTTCCATCAATATGATCAGCAAATCCGGTACCACCACGGAGCCGGCCATCGCATTCCGTGTGCTGCGCGAGATGCTGGTCAAAAAGTATGGCAAAGACGGCGCTCGTGAGCGTATTTTCTGTACCACAGATAAAGAGAAGGGAACACTGAAGCATCTGGCAGACGCCGAAGGCTATGAAACCTTTGTCGTGCCGGATGACGTTGGTGGACGCTACAGCGTTTTGACAGCGGTGGGACTGCTGCCAATTGCAGTGTCCGGCGCGGATATTGACGCGCTGATGGCTGGTGCAGCGAAGGCACAGAAAGCGTACAATAACCCGGATTTGCAGTCGAATCCGTGCTATCAGTACGCCGCCGTACGCAATATGCTGTATCGGAAAGGAAAGGCAATTGAAATTCTAGTCAGCTACGAACCCTGTTTTGCACTTATGAATGAATGGTGGAAACAGCTGTTTGGTGAAAGCGAAGGTAAAAACAACAAAGGTCTATTCCCAGCGTCTGTGGTATTTTCAACAGACTTGCACTCTATGGGACAGTACATTCAGCAGGGGCGCCGCACCATGTTTGAAACCACGGTTCTGTTCGATAAACCGAAAAAGGAAATCAACATCGGCCATGACCCGCAGAATACCGATGGCTTAAACTTCCTTGAAGGAAAGAGTATGGCCTACATTAACGAAAAGGCATTTGAAGGTACTGTGCTGGCTCATACAGACGGCGGCGTGCCGAATGCGGTGGTACGCGTTCCTGACTTTTCAGAGGATTCTCTCGGTCAGCTGATTTATTTCTTTGAAAAAGCCTGCGCGGTTTCCGGATACATGATGGGTGTCAATCCATTTGACCAGCCCGGTGTGGAAAGCTACAAAAAGAATATGTTTGCTCTGCTTGGCAAGCCCGGTTATGAAGCTCAGAAGGATGCTCTGGAGGCCAGACTGAAAAAGTGA
- a CDS encoding D-alanyl-D-alanine carboxypeptidase family protein — MMKFKKIAAAVLAVALATAVVPMRAYALDEKKDIRVPAAVLMEASTGQVLYEKASHEKRACASITKVMTLLLVMEALDSGKIHLNDMVSTSAHASSMGGSDIWLKEGETMSVNDMIKATVVASANDAAVALAEYIAGSDEAFVEKMNAKAKTLGMKDTVFKNCNGLDAEGHVTSAYDVALMSRALIQHKKIFDYTSIWMDTLRGGKTQIVNTNKLLKSYKGITGLKTGTTSGAGSCISATAERSGLSLIAVALGASNTKDRFAAATTLLNYGFAGWAMTSLSKPSGELTPVPVENGMSSQVSVQTDFSGQLLVPKGKEKAVAGKITLQQSVQAPVQKGQKLGEVTYTLDGKVLCTRPVTAVTSVSQMSFSRVLRLLLMNLWYV, encoded by the coding sequence ATGATGAAGTTTAAAAAAATTGCCGCTGCAGTTCTGGCAGTAGCACTTGCCACGGCGGTGGTGCCCATGCGGGCGTATGCGCTTGATGAAAAGAAGGACATCCGTGTGCCGGCTGCCGTTTTGATGGAGGCATCCACCGGTCAGGTTCTGTATGAGAAAGCATCGCATGAAAAACGTGCCTGCGCTTCTATTACGAAAGTAATGACGCTTCTACTCGTAATGGAAGCACTGGATTCCGGAAAAATCCATCTGAACGATATGGTCAGCACCAGTGCGCACGCGTCCTCCATGGGCGGTTCTGATATTTGGCTCAAAGAGGGCGAGACGATGTCTGTCAATGACATGATCAAGGCAACGGTGGTGGCTAGTGCCAATGATGCTGCAGTAGCTCTGGCGGAATATATTGCCGGCAGTGATGAAGCGTTTGTGGAGAAGATGAATGCGAAGGCGAAAACGCTTGGCATGAAAGATACTGTCTTTAAAAATTGCAATGGCCTCGACGCAGAGGGGCACGTTACCAGCGCTTATGATGTGGCGCTGATGAGCCGGGCACTGATTCAGCATAAAAAAATTTTTGATTACACTTCCATCTGGATGGACACTCTGCGCGGTGGAAAAACACAGATTGTCAACACCAATAAGCTTTTAAAGAGTTACAAGGGAATCACTGGTCTGAAAACCGGAACGACCAGCGGCGCGGGCAGCTGCATTTCTGCGACGGCAGAGCGCAGTGGTCTGTCTCTGATTGCAGTTGCTCTGGGAGCCAGCAATACCAAAGACCGCTTTGCGGCAGCAACAACGCTTCTGAATTACGGCTTTGCCGGGTGGGCAATGACTTCGCTCAGTAAGCCCAGTGGCGAGCTGACGCCAGTGCCGGTGGAAAACGGAATGTCCAGTCAAGTGTCGGTGCAAACAGATTTTTCCGGCCAGCTTTTAGTGCCAAAAGGGAAAGAGAAGGCAGTTGCCGGGAAGATTACACTGCAGCAGTCTGTGCAGGCACCCGTTCAGAAAGGGCAGAAGCTGGGGGAGGTCACTTATACGCTGGACGGAAAGGTGCTTTGCACCCGCCCGGTAACTGCTGTGACATCCGTCAGTCAAATGTCTTTTTCCCGGGTCCTGCGCCTGTTGCTGATGAATCTTTGGTATGTTTAG
- the eno gene encoding phosphopyruvate hydratase yields the protein MKLQIQTVHAREILDSRGNPTVEAEVLLTNGITGSAAVPSGASTGAYEALELRDGDTARYNGKGVLKAVENINTTIAKRLAGMDVTDTGAIDRAMCALDGTKDKSELGANAILAVSLACARTAASALEIPLYRFLGGANAGTLPVPMMNILNGGAHAANTVDIQEFMIMPVGAPNFHEGLRMCAEVFHTLAAILKKEGLATAVGDEGGYAPNLGSDEEALQYLIRAIEQAGYRIYDDFVLAIDAAASEWQSGKGSYLLPKCKKTFTTEELIQHWADLAGKYPIRSIEDALGEEDWDGWQKLTKALGGNVQLVGDDLFVTNVERLQKGIESGCGNSILIKLNQIGSLSETMAAIRMASKAGYTAIVSHRSGETEDTTIADLAVALNAGQIKTGAPSRTERVAKYNRLLRIEEMLGGSARYLGKDCF from the coding sequence ATGAAACTTCAAATTCAAACGGTACATGCACGGGAAATTTTAGACTCGAGGGGCAATCCAACAGTGGAGGCGGAAGTCCTCCTCACTAACGGAATCACAGGCAGCGCGGCTGTGCCGAGCGGTGCGTCTACGGGCGCCTATGAGGCGTTGGAACTTCGCGATGGGGACACAGCCCGCTACAATGGCAAAGGCGTTTTGAAAGCCGTAGAGAACATCAATACGACAATCGCAAAGCGCCTCGCTGGCATGGATGTGACGGACACCGGCGCCATTGATCGGGCGATGTGCGCCTTGGACGGCACGAAGGATAAATCGGAGTTGGGCGCCAATGCAATTCTTGCAGTTTCCCTGGCGTGCGCAAGAACTGCTGCCAGTGCATTGGAGATTCCGCTCTATCGCTTCCTGGGCGGTGCCAATGCCGGAACACTGCCGGTGCCAATGATGAATATTTTAAACGGCGGTGCGCACGCGGCGAATACGGTCGATATCCAGGAGTTTATGATCATGCCTGTTGGTGCACCAAATTTTCATGAGGGACTGCGTATGTGCGCGGAAGTTTTCCATACGCTGGCTGCAATCCTGAAGAAAGAGGGTTTGGCAACTGCTGTGGGGGATGAGGGTGGCTATGCGCCCAATCTGGGCAGTGATGAGGAAGCACTGCAGTATTTGATTCGCGCCATTGAGCAGGCCGGCTACCGGATTTACGATGACTTTGTACTGGCAATTGACGCGGCTGCCAGCGAGTGGCAGAGCGGAAAGGGCTCCTACCTGCTCCCAAAATGCAAAAAAACGTTTACAACTGAAGAACTGATTCAGCATTGGGCAGACCTTGCAGGAAAGTACCCGATTCGTTCCATCGAAGATGCGTTAGGCGAAGAGGATTGGGACGGTTGGCAGAAACTGACGAAAGCGCTGGGCGGGAACGTGCAGCTGGTTGGCGATGATTTATTTGTAACCAATGTGGAGCGCCTGCAGAAAGGGATTGAAAGCGGCTGCGGAAATTCCATTCTTATCAAGCTGAATCAGATCGGCTCTTTGTCGGAAACGATGGCTGCCATTCGTATGGCGAGCAAGGCCGGGTATACGGCAATCGTTTCACATCGTTCCGGAGAAACAGAGGATACAACCATTGCGGATTTGGCGGTTGCGCTGAACGCGGGGCAGATTAAAACAGGAGCTCCAAGCCGGACAGAGCGGGTGGCAAAGTACAACCGGCTTTTGCGAATTGAAGAGATGTTGGGGGGCAGTGCACGCTATTTAGGAAAAGACTGCTTCTGA
- a CDS encoding O-antigen ligase family protein codes for MVGVVRGTTAVFIIFPETKVIPARYVGMKGVDLIITRVKAWCDNVKEVLFRIRRDSALADRYLAYAVAASLFLPGSVSGVAIVLAAFYVMVDYRRREIVFQAPFMKLLFGFFVLSFFVAAGYKNYMGMVMTLMLMAMLVYGMYLRCTVERRVFNRMLDIVCVMSIFAVLVAVVQKAAVFAVNPNYRPVSFFTNANYFGTMIEFTVMVVLYRAFTNRQFGPLYVAVLGINLIGMYLCSSMSALGAMSVGVVAFLLYKRQYKYSGFYVAALLLFFYANHFLPGLFPRVEAISSTTDQRLSIWHGALIGISQTPILGRGLRAYSMIYDSVGTYATYHCHNLYLDCLLNFGIVGCTVFVLFGLYYLRDVVRQIRVRSASNAALLFLAVLTVTLVHGFTDVTVSWTQTGMLFLIAFSATGLRSAQKEPTHAALLSKYGYFVQPELSVGYLLKE; via the coding sequence ATGGTCGGCGTGGTGCGCGGCACCACGGCTGTGTTCATTATTTTCCCTGAAACGAAAGTAATCCCGGCTCGGTATGTGGGGATGAAGGGAGTTGATCTTATTATTACACGTGTAAAAGCATGGTGTGATAACGTGAAAGAAGTTTTATTTCGGATTCGGCGGGATTCTGCGCTGGCAGATCGGTATTTGGCTTATGCGGTGGCTGCGTCCTTGTTTCTGCCCGGCAGTGTGAGCGGTGTAGCCATTGTCTTGGCAGCATTTTATGTGATGGTGGACTACCGACGTCGGGAAATTGTTTTTCAAGCGCCGTTTATGAAGTTGCTTTTTGGCTTTTTTGTCCTGTCTTTCTTCGTGGCGGCAGGTTACAAGAATTATATGGGCATGGTGATGACGCTCATGCTGATGGCCATGTTGGTGTATGGAATGTACTTGCGCTGCACGGTTGAGCGTCGTGTTTTTAATCGGATGCTTGACATTGTCTGTGTGATGAGCATTTTTGCTGTTCTGGTGGCTGTAGTTCAGAAAGCAGCGGTTTTTGCGGTCAATCCCAACTATCGCCCGGTTTCCTTTTTTACAAACGCCAATTACTTTGGTACGATGATTGAGTTTACGGTCATGGTCGTGCTGTACCGTGCTTTTACTAACCGACAGTTCGGCCCGCTGTATGTGGCGGTTCTGGGAATTAACTTGATTGGAATGTACCTGTGCAGTTCCATGTCTGCCTTGGGCGCTATGTCTGTTGGAGTTGTTGCGTTTTTGTTGTACAAGCGGCAGTATAAGTACAGCGGCTTCTATGTGGCCGCTCTATTGCTTTTCTTTTATGCAAACCACTTTTTGCCGGGACTTTTTCCGCGCGTGGAAGCCATTTCCTCAACAACTGACCAGCGGCTGTCCATCTGGCACGGCGCGCTGATTGGCATTTCGCAAACCCCGATTCTGGGGCGCGGGCTGCGTGCATACAGCATGATTTATGATTCGGTGGGCACATACGCGACCTATCACTGCCACAATTTGTATCTGGACTGTCTGCTCAATTTCGGGATAGTCGGCTGTACGGTGTTTGTTCTGTTTGGCCTTTACTATTTGCGCGATGTGGTGCGGCAGATTCGAGTGCGGTCCGCTAGTAATGCGGCACTGCTTTTTCTTGCTGTGCTTACCGTTACACTCGTTCATGGCTTTACAGATGTCACAGTGTCATGGACGCAGACCGGAATGCTGTTCCTGATCGCCTTTTCGGCAACTGGTTTACGCTCTGCACAAAAGGAGCCGACTCATGCAGCACTCCTTTCCAAGTACGGGTATTTTGTTCAGCCGGAGCTTTCGGTCGGCTATTTACTAAAAGAATAA
- a CDS encoding HAD-IC family P-type ATPase, giving the protein MEQFSTSPETGLAREEVHARVQQGLVNGEEDVKTQSIGQIVRKNVVTPFNILNIILGALIISSGSLKNLLFLGVMVCNTVVGCFQEIRAKQTIDKLSLISSPKAHVLRDGKLWEVPVSKVVMDDILQLTAGNQVSSDCVVAAGSCEVNESLITGESDPILKHPGDHLLSGSFIVSGSCRAQVEHVGKDNYASKITGSAKYMKKTQSEILHSINLIIKIIGFMLVPVGAALFYKAAVTSSSSYSQAIVSTVGALVGMVPEGLVLLVSVVLASSVVRLSFRNALVQELYSIEMLARVDTICLDKTGTITEGTMQVDNLHSLRDDFSEDAICEAIAAVTHTLKDSNPTAEALKEKCPENPGWEASAEVPFSSARKWSGVYFAGRGTFVIGAGEFILGERFEALRPLADKAASKGQRVLILAHSDAPFQEDGMALPEDIKPLAMLFLSDRIRKNARETLQYFVDQNVDLKVISGDNAITVANIAKKAGLENADDWVDATTLETDEDIKEAVKRYAVFGRVTPQQKLKIVKALKADGHNVAMTGDGVNDVLALKESDCSIAMASGSDAARTVSQIVLLDSNFASMPHIVAEGRRSINNLQRSSSLYLVKAFFSTILAVCFIFIQSQYPFEPIQFTLLNALTIGIPSLVLSLEPNRERLHGQFMLNIIKKAIPGTLTMVLSVLLLEAVNFFVNLPQTQLSTAAVVLTGFSLFLILFRVCMPFNGKHIFLFVTMCIGFILAYIFFGSMFSLTALTAPMILILLPLMFASLSMFMMFLHLIERILMRHVD; this is encoded by the coding sequence ATGGAACAGTTCTCGACCAGTCCGGAAACCGGTCTGGCACGTGAAGAAGTACATGCGCGGGTACAGCAGGGGCTTGTAAACGGCGAAGAGGACGTCAAGACCCAAAGCATCGGGCAGATTGTCCGCAAAAATGTCGTTACACCTTTTAACATTCTGAACATTATTCTCGGTGCACTCATCATTTCTTCCGGGTCTTTGAAAAATTTGCTTTTTCTTGGCGTTATGGTTTGTAACACGGTGGTGGGGTGTTTTCAGGAAATCCGCGCCAAACAGACAATTGACAAACTTTCCTTGATTTCTTCCCCAAAAGCTCATGTCCTGCGCGACGGAAAGCTCTGGGAAGTTCCCGTGTCAAAAGTTGTAATGGATGATATTTTGCAGCTGACAGCAGGAAACCAAGTGAGTTCTGACTGCGTGGTAGCAGCTGGTAGCTGTGAGGTTAATGAATCCCTGATTACGGGTGAGTCAGACCCCATTTTGAAACACCCCGGTGATCACCTGCTTTCGGGAAGCTTTATTGTCTCCGGAAGCTGCCGCGCCCAGGTTGAGCACGTTGGAAAAGACAACTATGCGTCTAAAATCACCGGCAGTGCAAAATACATGAAAAAAACGCAGAGTGAAATTCTGCACAGCATCAATTTAATAATTAAAATCATCGGTTTCATGCTGGTTCCCGTGGGAGCAGCGCTTTTCTATAAAGCAGCTGTCACTTCCAGCTCCTCCTATTCGCAGGCGATTGTCAGCACGGTCGGCGCATTGGTCGGCATGGTACCGGAAGGTCTGGTTCTGCTGGTCAGCGTCGTACTAGCCAGCAGCGTGGTACGCCTTTCCTTCCGCAATGCATTGGTGCAGGAGTTGTACTCTATTGAAATGCTCGCGCGGGTTGACACCATTTGTCTGGATAAGACCGGTACCATTACAGAGGGAACCATGCAAGTGGACAACCTGCATTCCCTGCGTGACGATTTCTCCGAGGATGCAATCTGCGAGGCCATTGCCGCTGTAACCCACACCTTAAAGGACAGCAATCCAACAGCGGAAGCATTAAAAGAAAAATGTCCGGAAAATCCGGGCTGGGAGGCTTCTGCAGAAGTTCCCTTTTCGTCGGCGCGCAAATGGAGCGGCGTTTATTTCGCCGGGCGCGGCACATTTGTCATCGGTGCCGGTGAATTTATCTTAGGCGAACGATTTGAAGCCCTGCGCCCTCTGGCAGACAAAGCAGCGTCCAAAGGACAGCGCGTGCTGATCCTTGCCCACAGTGACGCGCCTTTTCAGGAAGACGGAATGGCACTTCCGGAAGATATCAAACCTCTTGCAATGCTGTTTTTAAGTGACCGAATTCGTAAAAACGCCCGGGAAACCCTGCAGTATTTTGTGGATCAAAATGTCGACTTAAAAGTTATTTCCGGCGACAATGCCATTACGGTTGCAAACATTGCCAAAAAAGCAGGACTGGAAAATGCCGATGACTGGGTAGACGCAACCACGCTGGAAACAGATGAGGACATTAAGGAAGCAGTCAAGCGTTACGCTGTTTTCGGACGTGTAACACCACAGCAGAAACTCAAGATTGTAAAAGCTTTGAAAGCAGATGGACACAACGTGGCTATGACCGGCGACGGTGTCAATGATGTACTGGCACTGAAGGAGAGCGACTGCAGCATTGCCATGGCTTCCGGAAGCGACGCTGCACGAACAGTTTCGCAGATCGTGTTATTGGACTCCAACTTCGCCTCTATGCCGCACATTGTTGCCGAAGGCCGGCGTTCCATCAACAATCTGCAACGTTCCTCTTCCCTGTATCTTGTGAAAGCATTTTTCAGCACTATTCTTGCTGTCTGCTTTATCTTTATTCAAAGTCAATATCCATTCGAACCCATTCAGTTTACCCTGCTGAACGCGCTCACCATTGGTATTCCTTCTTTGGTGCTTTCTCTGGAGCCAAACCGAGAGCGATTGCATGGTCAGTTCATGCTCAACATCATTAAGAAAGCGATTCCCGGCACCCTAACGATGGTTTTGAGCGTTTTGCTGCTGGAAGCAGTCAATTTCTTTGTGAATCTGCCGCAGACGCAGCTTTCAACAGCTGCCGTTGTGCTGACCGGCTTCTCCCTTTTCCTGATTTTGTTCCGTGTCTGTATGCCATTTAACGGCAAACATATTTTTCTGTTTGTCACCATGTGCATCGGTTTTATCCTAGCTTATATTTTCTTCGGCAGTATGTTCAGCTTGACCGCCTTAACCGCCCCAATGATTTTAATATTGCTGCCGCTGATGTTCGCTTCCCTGAGTATGTTTATGATGTTCCTGCATCTGATTGAGCGCATTCTGATGCGCCATGTTGACTAA